The window GATTATGGCGATGACTCAACTCCCCATCTCGAAAAACCTTGCCTAAATAGTAACAAGATCCAGAACCTGCTGCTAAAAGGCGCTTCATATGATATTCAGGAGAAGTGATTAGATAAGTTTCGCAATTATGAAGCTTTCCAGGCCCGGTATAACAAGACTTAAAGTTGAGTAGCGCAGGATCAGGATTGCCAAATTGACTCATAATCGGGGTATCAACTTCAACCACCTCCTCTAAGAAGAAGTAATCGCGAATGGTACGAAACAGCTCACCCCGTTGCCATAATTTATCTCGTAAATTCTTAATCTCTCTGCTCAATGTTTAGCTCCCTTTCTAGCTTAAAATCTACTTTAACTTGTTGAGATCTTTATCAGCTTTATCGACGCTTGCACTCTTCAAGTTAATAATATTGCATTAATAAATATGACATTGACAATATGACATTAACAACATTGCACTTTGTCGACAATAGTCGATTAAAACCTCGATAAAATGCCGATTATCATGATCTCATTAAAACCTTCCCTCATAATATAGTGCATATTTTTTCTAACTTTGATCTTTTCACTCATTTTATTCATTTTTCTTTCGAAAAGAATCGATAACGGAAGAAAGCCCCAACATTAGTTTAACGATTTCGATCTCACTATCTCCTGCAACTATCGTGATTTAACGACTCTCCTACCTCACTTACTGCCTTGCGCTCATCACAATTCCCTCTTCGAATAATTTTATTCTCAAATCGTATTATTTACTACTTGCAAATAAGAATAATTATTATTAGTATGTAGAAAGCGATCATCGATAAGAGGAATTAATGATGTATATTTGTCTTTGCAATGGGATTACTGATAAAGCAATTGTTGAAGCTGTCGAAAATGGCGTGACAACGTTTGAAGCACTCCAAGCGCAGCTAGGTGTTGCAACAGGTTGTGGTTCTTGTGCCGATATTGCTAGAAGTCTATTGCCGGGAGAAGCATCTCCTCAATCGGCCCATAATCCTATCCCCCAGGCTTATGAGTTGCGATAGTTATCACGAAAATTGTCGATACAAATCAGCAAATATTTCGCTCTATCAGAACGTAAAAAGAGCGTTTCAAAAATCACAAAAAAATCTCAGAGAATTGATTAAATCCTCTGAGATTTTTAATTATGACTCTCAAACTCACCACTACTCTCAATAACAACTATCAATCATTACTATCAAATTACTATCAATAATAATTGAGCGTTGCAGATAGAGTATTGATAAATTATAACTGAGCGATAATCTTAACCATTTTAACTATTTTTGAAACCATCTTTATTTAGATATGTTCATTTTAGATCGTTGATAAGCTCTTCTATTTATTGAATGGAGAAATGGAGACTAAATAGAGGATCTCTAGCAACGATTAACTCTGTCAACGATTAAATTATCGCTCAATTTACGTCACATATGATGCCAAACTCAATGCCTCATTGAATAATCGATAATAATGAGAGATCCAGGCAATGAGATGATGAAATGATGAAGATCAGCCGTCTATCAATGATCTCATCAGATCTAGTGCATAAAATTGAGCGCTACTTCTTCTCAATTAACTGTTGAAGATAGATCTCTAAGCCTAACACTTCGATATTCTCTCTCTCAGTCTCAAGCCAATCGATATACTCTTCACTCTCATCGAGAAGTCCTTCTAAAAGCTCGCGTGAGACATAATCTTGCACCTCTTCTAAATGTGCAATCGCCTCAACTAAAACAGCACGCTTCTGATATTCACGATCAAGATCACACTTTAAGATCTCAGGAACATCCTCTCCGATTAGTAATTTTCCTAACTCTTGTAAA of the Ignatzschineria indica genome contains:
- a CDS encoding bacterioferritin-associated ferredoxin: MMYICLCNGITDKAIVEAVENGVTTFEALQAQLGVATGCGSCADIARSLLPGEASPQSAHNPIPQAYELR
- the bfr gene encoding bacterioferritin; this translates as MKVERSVLLQLNKVLGQYLISINQYFLHARILKNWGFEGLGHPVYKKSIQDMKESDDLIERILLLEGLPNLQELGKLLIGEDVPEILKCDLDREYQKRAVLVEAIAHLEEVQDYVSRELLEGLLDESEEYIDWLETERENIEVLGLEIYLQQLIEKK